Proteins encoded in a region of the bacterium genome:
- a CDS encoding PorV/PorQ family protein: MVRTKLMIACAWAGLLVAAPLARAADPGDVGMLSLRMGIGAREAAMGGAGVASSEGAAALFWNPANNALMDRGTDLLLQHYDYLGGFNHEAAAVSHRAGGGVIGLLFSGFYSEELVRRGEDEVGIPEGTFRPYDVAIGLSYSRALGDRFAAGATAKFIYETIDLYSDSGLAFDLFLTHRALIEGLVFGASLTNVGGQMNLREEPFDLPTAARVGAAWTPASDLLKGRLTMAADMVFPNDNSEKTHLGVEYRLLGEFALRAGTRLNYDNQGLTAGAGFRTGRLGIDYAFEESKVSGFDDGHKFALVVAW; this comes from the coding sequence ATGGTCCGCACGAAACTGATGATCGCCTGCGCGTGGGCGGGGCTGCTTGTGGCCGCGCCGTTGGCTCGTGCCGCCGATCCCGGCGATGTCGGCATGCTCTCGTTGCGCATGGGCATCGGCGCGCGCGAAGCAGCCATGGGCGGGGCAGGCGTGGCCTCGAGCGAGGGTGCCGCGGCGCTCTTCTGGAACCCCGCCAACAACGCGCTGATGGACCGCGGCACGGACCTGCTGCTGCAGCACTACGATTACCTCGGCGGGTTCAATCACGAGGCGGCGGCGGTCTCCCATCGCGCCGGCGGCGGTGTCATCGGCCTGCTGTTCAGCGGATTCTATTCCGAGGAACTGGTCCGGCGCGGCGAGGACGAGGTGGGCATTCCCGAGGGTACCTTCCGGCCGTACGACGTGGCCATCGGCCTGTCGTATTCCCGGGCCCTGGGTGACCGTTTCGCGGCCGGCGCCACGGCCAAGTTCATCTACGAGACCATCGATCTCTACTCCGACTCGGGCCTGGCCTTCGACCTGTTCCTGACGCACAGGGCGCTCATCGAAGGGCTCGTCTTCGGCGCCAGCCTGACGAACGTGGGCGGGCAGATGAACCTGCGCGAAGAGCCGTTCGACCTGCCCACGGCCGCGCGCGTCGGCGCTGCCTGGACGCCGGCCTCGGACCTGCTCAAGGGACGCCTGACCATGGCTGCCGACATGGTGTTCCCCAACGACAACAGCGAGAAGACGCACCTCGGCGTCGAGTACCGCCTGCTGGGCGAGTTCGCACTGCGCGCGGGCACGCGGCTGAACTACGACAACCAGGGGCTCACCGCCGGGGCCGGCTTCCGCACGGGCCGCCTGGGTATCGACTACGCGTTCGAGGAGTCGAAGGTCTCGGGCTTCGATGACGGACACAAGTTCGCGCTGGTGGTGGCCTGGTAG
- a CDS encoding UDP-2,3-diacylglucosamine diphosphatase: MTHTTQAPVIFVADTHFHLRPGVAETRRLERFLELCHRARGVGHLVLLGDIFDFWFDYPHFRLRGYEEVLQALDAVRASGTEIHFVGGNHDIWATGYMQERYGCAVRPPQSRLVAGGRRILLCHGDGMLKLDWAYGAFRSLVRARAGIALAKALHPEILFALSTWLSGRSRCATRDEATVIETRAAAWLAKQPPLTTTDGEWDLLVIGHVHHGFMTADRGRTLAALPGWLDPLGYAVLQDGELRLLDFDRDPWPLPAAPSPLNPSRPPYQATTSANLCPSSKPETFDSSNA; this comes from the coding sequence ATGACGCACACGACGCAAGCCCCGGTCATCTTCGTGGCCGACACGCATTTCCACCTGCGCCCCGGCGTGGCCGAAACCCGGCGCCTGGAGCGGTTCCTCGAACTGTGCCACCGGGCCCGCGGCGTCGGCCACCTAGTCCTGCTCGGTGACATCTTCGACTTCTGGTTCGACTACCCCCACTTCCGCCTGCGCGGCTACGAGGAGGTCCTGCAGGCGCTCGATGCCGTGCGAGCTTCGGGCACCGAAATCCACTTCGTGGGCGGCAATCACGATATCTGGGCCACCGGATACATGCAGGAGCGCTACGGCTGCGCCGTGCGGCCACCGCAGAGCCGACTCGTCGCCGGGGGCCGCAGGATCCTGCTCTGCCACGGCGACGGGATGCTGAAGCTCGACTGGGCCTACGGTGCCTTCAGGTCGCTGGTGCGCGCGCGTGCGGGCATCGCCCTGGCCAAGGCCCTTCACCCGGAAATCCTGTTCGCGCTCAGCACCTGGCTGAGCGGACGCAGCCGCTGCGCAACCCGCGACGAGGCCACCGTCATCGAGACGCGCGCCGCCGCCTGGCTGGCCAAGCAGCCCCCGTTGACGACGACCGACGGCGAGTGGGACCTGCTGGTCATCGGCCACGTGCATCACGGGTTCATGACCGCCGACCGCGGCCGGACGCTGGCAGCGCTTCCGGGGTGGCTGGACCCTCTGGGCTATGCGGTCCTGCAGGATGGCGAACTGCGCCTTCTCGATTTCGACCGCGACCCCTGGCCGCTTCCCGCCGCCCCCTCGCCACTCAACCCTTCCAGGCCACCCTACCAGGCCACCACCAGCGCGAACTTGTGTCCGTCATCGAAGCCCGAGACCTTCGACTCCTCGAACGCGTAG
- a CDS encoding trypsin-like peptidase domain-containing protein, which produces MSFGLVVLASLVLALLLAVVGGTAAAAPGGAESPFVEVGRLVRPAVVSIRTVRAVNAEGMGTGPLQEMFRQFFPDEQGQGGRFESPSTGSGFVVAAGGDILTNHHVIDGADEIFVRFGGEQREFRAKLVGTDPATDLALLHIEPAGQALPTLEFGDSDALEVGAWAIAVGNPFGNLESSLTAGVVSAKGRGDLLIGGQTPRYQDFIQTDASINHGNSGGPLVDARGRVIGVNTAISERGQGIGFAVPSNLARGVYRQLRENGRVVRGYLGIWTEDLVTVVGEERAGEPAGGVRVLKVAQGSPAAEAGVQPGDVITHYAGKPAVSNRQLQFRIAESAPGAPVALKLVREGREQSLNVTPVDASVEAKGGEAAVAAPAWLGLEVAALDGADGRVARLKDLLGVTATTGVMVVAVAEDGPGAAAGISPGDVLAAVDGRKIGDLAAWEQVRTEHVAVPAPLTVLVRTGDVERYVQVEPRRAGVEN; this is translated from the coding sequence GTGTCGTTCGGGCTGGTCGTGCTGGCGTCCCTGGTGCTCGCGCTACTGCTGGCCGTCGTTGGAGGCACCGCTGCCGCGGCGCCAGGCGGCGCCGAATCGCCTTTCGTCGAGGTCGGACGCCTCGTACGCCCCGCCGTGGTCAGCATCCGCACCGTGCGCGCCGTCAATGCCGAGGGCATGGGCACCGGACCGCTTCAGGAGATGTTCCGGCAGTTCTTCCCGGACGAGCAGGGACAGGGCGGGCGTTTCGAGTCGCCATCGACGGGCTCGGGCTTCGTCGTCGCTGCGGGCGGGGATATCCTGACCAATCACCACGTGATCGACGGCGCTGACGAGATCTTCGTCCGCTTCGGCGGCGAGCAGCGCGAATTCCGCGCGAAGCTGGTCGGCACCGACCCGGCCACCGACCTGGCGCTGCTGCACATCGAGCCCGCCGGCCAGGCGTTGCCGACGCTGGAGTTCGGCGATTCCGACGCGCTGGAAGTGGGCGCCTGGGCCATCGCGGTGGGCAACCCGTTCGGCAATCTCGAGAGCTCGCTGACCGCGGGCGTCGTCAGCGCCAAGGGACGTGGCGACCTGCTGATCGGCGGCCAGACCCCGCGGTACCAGGACTTCATCCAGACCGATGCCTCGATCAACCACGGCAACAGCGGCGGTCCGCTTGTGGACGCCCGCGGGCGCGTGATCGGCGTCAACACCGCGATCAGCGAGCGCGGGCAGGGGATCGGTTTTGCCGTCCCGAGCAACCTCGCCCGCGGCGTCTATCGGCAACTGCGCGAGAACGGGCGTGTGGTGCGCGGCTACCTCGGCATCTGGACCGAGGACCTGGTGACGGTGGTCGGCGAGGAACGCGCCGGGGAGCCGGCCGGCGGCGTGCGGGTGCTGAAGGTGGCACAGGGCTCGCCGGCTGCGGAGGCCGGTGTGCAGCCCGGCGACGTGATCACGCACTATGCCGGCAAGCCTGCCGTTTCGAACCGGCAGCTCCAGTTCCGGATCGCCGAGTCGGCGCCCGGGGCGCCGGTCGCCCTGAAGCTGGTGCGCGAGGGTCGCGAGCAGTCGCTGAATGTGACCCCGGTCGATGCGTCGGTGGAAGCGAAGGGCGGCGAGGCCGCTGTCGCCGCCCCGGCGTGGCTGGGCCTGGAAGTGGCGGCGCTGGACGGCGCCGATGGGCGCGTGGCGCGCCTCAAGGACCTGTTGGGTGTGACGGCGACGACCGGCGTCATGGTCGTTGCCGTTGCGGAGGACGGGCCGGGCGCGGCCGCGGGCATCAGCCCGGGAGACGTGCTGGCGGCTGTCGATGGCAGGAAGATAGGGGACCTCGCTGCCTGGGAGCAGGTCCGTACGGAGCATGTGGCGGTTCCGGCGCCCCTGACCGTTCTCGTCAGGACGGGGGACGTCGAACGTTACGTGCAGGTGGAACCCCGGCGCGCCGGGGTCGAGAACTGA
- a CDS encoding RNA polymerase sigma factor RpoD/SigA, whose protein sequence is MAGKRNFLPAMHEKGLEVYFRDINRYELLTREQEFELARGIRAGDEEALQTLVRANLRFVVSVAKRYVNQGLMLSDLINEGNLGLLKAAHRFDEERGYRFISYAVWWIRQSIMQALLDKSRTIRLPQNQTAVLIKINRARVQLQQQGMTDPRPGQLAEHLGLKRSEVLQALKADHTEVALDDVGADGSDRPLAEVIEDTTQASPDAAVLERGLREDVRRCLAVLSEREAQVVVMYFRLGWEEAQTLQVIGERLGLTRERIRQIKEKALGKLRQSSSHVVLQDYY, encoded by the coding sequence ATGGCCGGCAAACGCAACTTCCTACCGGCGATGCACGAGAAGGGACTCGAGGTCTACTTCCGGGACATCAACCGCTATGAACTGCTGACGCGTGAGCAGGAATTCGAACTGGCCCGGGGCATCCGGGCCGGCGACGAGGAAGCTCTGCAGACGCTGGTTCGGGCCAACCTGCGCTTTGTCGTATCGGTGGCCAAGCGGTATGTGAACCAGGGGTTGATGCTCTCCGACCTGATCAACGAGGGTAACCTCGGACTGTTGAAGGCGGCGCATCGCTTCGATGAGGAGCGGGGCTACCGTTTCATTTCGTATGCCGTGTGGTGGATCCGGCAGTCGATCATGCAGGCCCTGCTCGACAAGTCCCGCACGATCCGGCTGCCGCAGAACCAGACCGCGGTGTTGATCAAGATCAACCGGGCGCGGGTGCAACTGCAGCAGCAGGGGATGACGGATCCGCGGCCGGGCCAGCTGGCGGAGCATCTGGGTCTCAAGCGCTCGGAAGTCCTGCAGGCGCTGAAGGCCGACCATACCGAGGTGGCGCTCGACGATGTCGGCGCGGACGGCTCGGACCGCCCGTTGGCCGAGGTGATCGAGGACACCACGCAGGCATCTCCGGACGCCGCCGTGCTCGAGCGCGGCCTGCGTGAGGACGTGCGCCGATGCCTGGCCGTGCTCTCGGAGCGCGAGGCCCAGGTTGTGGTGATGTACTTCCGCCTCGGCTGGGAGGAAGCGCAGACGCTGCAGGTGATCGGCGAACGTCTGGGCCTGACGCGCGAGCGTATCCGGCAGATCAAGGAAAAGGCGCTGGGCAAGCTGCGGCAAAGCAGCAGCCATGTCGTCCTGCAGGATTACTACTGA
- a CDS encoding M23 family metallopeptidase, which yields MNLRRSCATVYLPAPEGGTRRVSVPVWAALAACIGTPAATTVAILMALGAGPAWLGGNAPLARENAALRATMVGLDLEMEALAEEVLDLAAVHDRVAVEMDLPQYGADDFAADDPHRLAALARSQRLGFEAMLDTMASREEALARIPSIAPCTVGWTSSWYGPRRDPFTGRRAFHRGVDFSLPVGTPVQATAAGTVAVVERQAGLGLLVKIDHGHGLQTVYAHLGRTLVRPGDVVGVGAVIARSGNSGRSTGPHLHYEVRVDGRAVNPRSYLSEIRVAGR from the coding sequence ATGAACCTCCGGCGCAGTTGTGCCACCGTTTACCTGCCCGCCCCTGAAGGTGGCACGCGCCGTGTCTCGGTGCCGGTCTGGGCGGCGCTGGCGGCCTGCATCGGGACCCCGGCAGCGACCACCGTGGCTATCCTCATGGCGCTGGGCGCGGGGCCGGCCTGGCTCGGCGGCAACGCGCCGTTGGCGCGCGAGAATGCCGCGCTGCGCGCTACCATGGTCGGCCTTGACCTCGAGATGGAAGCGCTGGCCGAGGAAGTGCTCGACCTGGCGGCCGTCCACGATCGCGTCGCTGTCGAGATGGACCTGCCGCAGTACGGTGCCGACGATTTCGCGGCGGATGACCCGCACCGGCTGGCTGCCCTGGCCCGCTCGCAGCGTCTCGGCTTCGAGGCGATGCTGGATACGATGGCGTCCCGTGAAGAGGCGCTGGCACGCATCCCCTCGATCGCGCCCTGCACCGTCGGCTGGACGAGCTCATGGTACGGACCGCGGCGCGACCCGTTCACCGGTCGCCGCGCCTTTCACCGCGGCGTCGATTTCAGCCTTCCCGTCGGGACACCGGTGCAGGCGACCGCTGCCGGCACCGTTGCCGTCGTGGAGCGGCAGGCAGGGCTGGGGCTGCTGGTCAAGATCGACCACGGTCACGGGCTGCAGACTGTCTACGCGCACCTGGGACGGACCCTGGTCCGTCCTGGCGATGTGGTCGGGGTGGGGGCAGTGATCGCCCGCTCCGGCAACTCCGGGCGATCGACGGGGCCTCACCTGCACTACGAGGTCCGTGTCGACGGGCGTGCGGTCAATCCCCGGTCCTACCTTTCTGAGATCAGGGTCGCCGGCCGCTGA
- a CDS encoding N-acetylmuramoyl-L-alanine amidase produces MVIIDPGHGGNDPGAIRGSLQEKDICLDIGREMARQLEKIPGYRVVLTRDRDRFVPLGKRVEIARQQKGDVFVSVHCNTHPRPAVSGMEVYFLSLQGATDREARELADKENAAGLVGLTPGEEHADLVVDILMDLKMTRVLQDSGRLAASLLTAADRSGVVAGRRVKQAGFQVLKNLAMPSALVEVAYLSNQEDYRLLGDAAGRRRLATAIVAGIQDWRAGTAPARTRTAPVVAARSESERWETMYRVRSGDSLWKLADRYGTTMNEIARRNNLSVRQRELRIGQRLRLPGAGARP; encoded by the coding sequence GTGGTCATCATCGACCCCGGGCATGGCGGCAACGACCCGGGTGCGATCCGCGGTTCGCTGCAGGAGAAGGACATCTGCCTGGATATCGGCCGCGAGATGGCGCGCCAGCTGGAGAAGATTCCCGGGTACCGCGTCGTGCTGACGCGCGACCGCGACCGGTTCGTGCCGCTGGGCAAGCGCGTGGAGATCGCGCGGCAGCAGAAGGGCGATGTGTTCGTGTCCGTGCATTGCAACACGCACCCGCGGCCGGCGGTGTCGGGCATGGAGGTCTACTTCCTGTCCCTGCAGGGTGCGACCGATCGCGAAGCGCGCGAGCTGGCGGACAAGGAGAATGCGGCCGGCCTGGTCGGCCTGACTCCGGGCGAGGAACATGCGGACCTTGTCGTCGACATCCTCATGGACCTGAAGATGACGCGCGTGCTGCAGGATTCCGGGCGGCTGGCGGCATCGCTGCTGACGGCCGCCGACCGCAGCGGCGTGGTCGCCGGAAGGCGCGTGAAGCAGGCGGGCTTCCAGGTGTTGAAGAACCTGGCGATGCCGTCGGCGCTGGTCGAGGTGGCCTACCTCTCGAACCAGGAGGACTACCGGCTGCTGGGAGATGCCGCCGGGAGGCGCCGGCTCGCGACCGCCATCGTGGCCGGGATCCAGGACTGGCGCGCCGGCACGGCGCCGGCACGGACGCGCACGGCGCCGGTGGTCGCCGCGCGCTCGGAGAGCGAGCGCTGGGAGACCATGTATCGCGTGCGCAGCGGCGACAGCCTGTGGAAGCTGGCCGACCGCTACGGCACCACGATGAACGAGATCGCTCGTCGCAACAACCTGAGCGTGCGGCAGCGCGAACTGCGCATCGGGCAGCGGTTGCGGTTGCCGGGTGCCGGGGCGCGACCATGA